Proteins encoded in a region of the Enterococcus gilvus ATCC BAA-350 genome:
- a CDS encoding phage tail family protein, translating into MVKTDVLLKFSDCDYCLTNDHDIKVASIVIGMPVPKNEFTSFQGSVGQRLVNHSFDSFPIMLDFDLKVSTLDDLVLRETELRELFSREAEYYFIYSKEPGKRYPVSLDSISVTKKAFFMSHFTVSFNVFKGYAESITSTLSDFSLNNEWQFSQGLVDGDYKYTHETSRFTIFNAGSFPVDPREVYLKITLQGESGGNATIFNRTTGERFIYFPEFSTNLGQTVTLDRVYPKLNGVSRGIDTNHGLITLVEGINEIEIQNVANVKSFWDFRYLYK; encoded by the coding sequence ATGGTAAAAACAGATGTCTTATTAAAATTTAGCGATTGTGATTACTGTTTGACGAATGATCATGATATTAAAGTTGCTTCAATTGTCATTGGAATGCCAGTCCCCAAAAATGAATTTACATCATTCCAAGGATCTGTCGGCCAAAGATTAGTTAATCATTCATTTGATTCATTTCCAATCATGCTTGATTTTGATTTAAAGGTCAGCACTTTAGACGATCTCGTTTTAAGAGAAACTGAGTTGAGAGAATTGTTTTCTCGAGAAGCTGAATACTATTTCATCTATTCGAAAGAGCCGGGAAAACGTTATCCGGTGTCTTTAGACAGTATATCGGTTACAAAAAAAGCGTTTTTCATGTCTCATTTCACTGTATCTTTTAATGTGTTTAAAGGGTACGCTGAATCGATTACCTCAACGCTATCTGATTTTAGTCTGAATAATGAATGGCAATTCAGTCAGGGACTTGTGGATGGAGATTATAAATATACTCATGAAACTAGTCGTTTTACTATCTTTAACGCTGGGAGTTTTCCTGTAGATCCTAGAGAAGTGTATTTAAAAATCACTTTACAAGGTGAGTCTGGAGGAAATGCGACCATCTTTAACAGAACTACTGGGGAAAGATTCATCTATTTCCCTGAGTTCTCTACTAACTTAGGCCAAACAGTCACTTTAGATCGTGTATACCCGAAACTAAATGGTGTTAGTCGAGGCATTGATACAAATCATGGATTAATCACCCTAGTCGAAGGGATCAACGAAATTGAAATTCAAAATGTAGCTAACGTTAAATCTTTCTGGGATTTTCGTTATTTATACAAGTAG